A genomic window from Gossypium hirsutum isolate 1008001.06 chromosome D10, Gossypium_hirsutum_v2.1, whole genome shotgun sequence includes:
- the LOC107915846 gene encoding uncharacterized protein, whose amino-acid sequence MSADWGPVFVAVGLFILLSPGLLFQLPSRTRVIEFGNMCTSGIAILIHAIIYFCIITILVIAIGVHIHIE is encoded by the coding sequence ATGAGTGCGGATTGGGGACCGGTGTTTGTGGCCGTAGGGTTGTTCATCCTATTGTCGCCAGGGCTGTTGTTCCAGCTGCCGTCGAGGACTCGAGTGATAGAGTTCGGGAACATGTGCACAAGTGGAATAGCCATCCTCATTCATGCCATAATATACTTCTGCATAATCACCATCTTGGTCATTGCAATTGGTGTTCACATACACATCGAATGA